A genomic segment from Propionibacteriaceae bacterium ZF39 encodes:
- a CDS encoding sodium-dependent transporter, translating to MATAMAQPAQESREQWNHQAGFILAAIGSAVGLGNIWRFPGVAYSSGSGAFLIPYLIALLTAGIPILFLDYAIGHRFRAAPPLAFRRMAKWAEPLGWFQTGLLFVIGIYYAAVIAWAMSYFVFSFDLRWGDDPATFFVSEYLQVGDPVVSTTPVWGVLIPMALVWILMLVVLLLGVANGIGKLNMIFIPLLVVIFTALVIRALFLPGALDGLDAFFTPDWAALADPNVWIAAYAQIFFSLSIAFGIMITYASYQRRKANMTSSGLVVAFANSSFELLAGIGVFATLGFMAHQANTQVSELEGLTGPILSFVTFPKVIAEMPGGNIFGMLFFASLVLAGVTSLISIMQGVSASVQEKFSIDRIKAGLIVSILMGAVSLFLFSTTSGLIALDTVDMWSNNIGIVLSAIVMSILTIWIMRRGRELRIHLNAVSTFKVGPWWTVLVGILGPVVLGFMLVQRVITLITEGYEGYPGWYIGVFGWGTIAFVFIVSVVFTLIPWRRKEFSDAQFNAWPPVKENRS from the coding sequence GTGGCAACCGCAATGGCTCAGCCTGCGCAGGAATCGCGGGAACAATGGAACCACCAGGCAGGGTTCATTCTCGCCGCTATCGGCTCCGCCGTGGGCCTCGGCAATATCTGGCGCTTCCCGGGCGTCGCCTACAGCAGTGGTTCGGGCGCGTTCCTGATTCCCTACCTGATCGCCCTGCTCACCGCAGGCATCCCGATCCTTTTCCTCGACTATGCGATCGGCCACCGATTCCGGGCTGCACCGCCGCTGGCGTTCCGGCGCATGGCCAAGTGGGCCGAACCGCTCGGCTGGTTCCAGACCGGCCTGTTGTTCGTGATCGGCATCTATTACGCCGCCGTCATCGCCTGGGCGATGAGCTACTTCGTCTTTTCTTTCGATCTCCGCTGGGGCGATGATCCGGCGACCTTCTTCGTCTCGGAATATCTCCAGGTGGGCGACCCCGTGGTGTCCACGACCCCGGTCTGGGGCGTACTCATCCCGATGGCCCTCGTGTGGATCCTGATGCTCGTGGTGCTGCTGCTCGGTGTCGCCAACGGCATCGGCAAGCTCAACATGATCTTCATCCCGCTGCTCGTCGTGATCTTCACCGCTCTGGTGATCCGGGCCCTGTTCCTGCCCGGCGCGCTCGACGGCCTGGACGCGTTCTTCACCCCGGACTGGGCCGCGCTGGCTGACCCGAACGTGTGGATCGCGGCGTACGCCCAGATCTTCTTCTCGCTGTCGATCGCCTTCGGCATCATGATCACCTACGCGTCCTATCAGCGCCGCAAGGCCAACATGACGTCCTCCGGTCTGGTGGTCGCCTTCGCCAACTCCTCGTTCGAGCTGCTGGCCGGCATCGGCGTCTTCGCCACCCTCGGCTTCATGGCCCACCAGGCCAATACCCAGGTGAGCGAGCTGGAGGGCCTGACCGGTCCGATCCTGTCGTTCGTGACCTTCCCGAAGGTCATCGCGGAGATGCCCGGCGGAAACATCTTCGGCATGTTGTTCTTCGCGTCGCTCGTCCTCGCCGGCGTCACCTCGCTGATCTCGATCATGCAGGGCGTCTCGGCGTCGGTGCAGGAGAAGTTCAGCATCGACCGCATCAAGGCCGGCCTGATCGTGTCGATCCTGATGGGTGCGGTGTCGCTGTTCCTCTTCTCGACCACGTCCGGCCTCATCGCCCTCGACACCGTCGACATGTGGAGCAACAACATCGGCATCGTCCTGTCCGCGATCGTCATGTCGATCCTGACGATCTGGATCATGCGCCGGGGTCGCGAGCTCCGCATCCACCTCAACGCGGTCTCGACCTTCAAGGTGGGTCCGTGGTGGACGGTCCTGGTCGGCATCCTCGGTCCCGTCGTCCTCGGGTTCATGCTGGTCCAGCGCGTCATCACCCTGATCACCGAGGGTTATGAGGGTTATCCGGGGTGGTATATCGGGGTCTTCGGGTGGGGCACCATCGCCTTCGTCTTCATCGTCTCCGTTGTGTTCACGCTGATTCCGTGGCGCCGCAAGGAATTCTCGGATGCCCAGTTCAACGCCTGGCCGCCTGTGAAGGAGAACCGCTCATGA
- a CDS encoding CarD family transcriptional regulator, whose product MQFNEGQTVIHPHHGPAVITGSMVRTVRGAAVEYLNLEIQATGMSVCMPLEKVEELGLRAVAGTGMLDQLADVLCSPSCAQETQWARRMKAQRMEVATGDPVRIAAVVRDLLRRREERGLSLAEKDLLKEASAPLVAEIAIAVNVGEDDAREVMRALAIDACRDVLDKARVAA is encoded by the coding sequence ATGCAGTTCAACGAGGGCCAGACTGTCATTCATCCCCACCACGGACCCGCCGTCATCACCGGCTCCATGGTTCGCACGGTGCGAGGCGCGGCAGTCGAATACCTCAACCTGGAGATCCAGGCGACGGGGATGTCGGTGTGCATGCCGCTCGAGAAGGTCGAAGAGCTCGGGCTTCGCGCCGTTGCCGGCACCGGCATGCTCGATCAGCTCGCCGACGTCCTCTGCAGCCCGAGCTGCGCCCAGGAGACCCAGTGGGCCCGTCGCATGAAGGCGCAGCGCATGGAGGTCGCCACCGGTGACCCCGTCCGCATCGCCGCCGTCGTCCGCGACCTCCTGCGTCGCCGCGAGGAGCGGGGCCTTTCCCTGGCTGAGAAGGACCTGCTCAAGGAGGCCTCGGCTCCGCTGGTCGCCGAGATCGCCATCGCGGTCAATGTCGGTGAGGACGATGCCCGCGAAGTCATGCGTGCGCTCGCGATCGATGCCTGCCGCGATGTTCTCGACAAGGCGCGCGTCGCCGCCTGA
- a CDS encoding winged helix DNA-binding domain-containing protein encodes MKVTRDQALRHRWRVQQLSAAPDSVGSATDVAILDLGVQSGAGDAGRLALRNRGVSSDEAQRVTTGFTDDLALVWSVRGAPHFYRRDDLRDVERAVWPVSPADAAKRSAGAARDPIDHLAGMVTIAEHVRAALSEPMTKGEVSASTRETLPPELLVDCRPCGVTHVHEQLLRIATIHGGVELEPGTNPPNLRRVPGWRRKPAPDDPLTADSRHRLAEGYLHFLGPATPKDLAAFCETTVGEAKKLWPTEGLVEVDRAGEKAWILADDVDALTEAAAPGEPDQIRLLNGFDLFLAAKDRHLLTDGDNARHKQLWPILGRPGVIVADGIPVGTWRPRSKGRALRILVDWWVKPTKARLAATEAAAAVLTGRDQEFAGFSDK; translated from the coding sequence ATGAAGGTCACCCGAGACCAGGCCCTCCGCCACCGCTGGCGGGTCCAACAGCTGTCCGCCGCCCCCGATTCGGTCGGATCCGCGACCGACGTCGCGATTCTCGACCTCGGCGTTCAGTCGGGCGCCGGCGATGCCGGCCGGCTGGCCCTGCGCAATCGCGGGGTGAGCTCCGACGAAGCCCAGCGCGTCACCACCGGCTTCACCGACGACCTGGCCCTCGTCTGGTCGGTCCGGGGAGCCCCACACTTCTATCGCCGCGACGATCTCCGGGATGTGGAACGCGCGGTCTGGCCCGTCTCCCCCGCCGATGCCGCCAAGCGATCGGCCGGGGCGGCCAGAGACCCGATCGATCACTTGGCGGGGATGGTCACGATCGCCGAGCACGTGCGGGCGGCGCTCAGTGAGCCGATGACCAAGGGCGAGGTCTCAGCCTCCACGCGCGAGACCCTGCCACCGGAACTGCTCGTCGACTGCCGCCCGTGCGGCGTGACCCACGTCCACGAACAGCTGCTCCGCATCGCGACGATCCATGGCGGAGTCGAGCTGGAACCGGGCACCAACCCGCCGAACCTGCGTCGCGTTCCCGGCTGGCGTCGCAAGCCCGCTCCGGACGACCCCCTCACGGCTGACTCCCGCCACCGACTCGCGGAGGGCTATCTCCACTTCCTCGGGCCGGCCACGCCGAAAGACCTGGCCGCCTTCTGCGAGACCACGGTCGGCGAGGCCAAGAAGCTCTGGCCCACCGAGGGCCTGGTCGAGGTCGATCGGGCCGGAGAGAAGGCATGGATCCTGGCCGATGATGTCGACGCCCTGACAGAGGCGGCCGCCCCCGGCGAGCCTGATCAGATCCGCCTTCTCAATGGTTTCGATCTCTTCCTCGCCGCGAAGGACCGCCACCTGCTCACCGACGGCGACAACGCTCGCCACAAGCAACTGTGGCCCATTCTCGGCCGGCCCGGCGTGATCGTCGCCGACGGCATCCCGGTCGGCACGTGGCGGCCACGCTCGAAAGGCCGGGCCTTACGCATCCTGGTGGACTGGTGGGTGAAACCCACGAAGGCCCGGCTCGCCGCGACCGAGGCAGCCGCTGCGGTGCTCACGGGTCGGGATCAGGAGTTCGCCGGCTTCTCCGACAAATAA
- the argA gene encoding amino-acid N-acetyltransferase: MSNDAGPATWARTGDTTSGEPFVHALRSAGPYIHGHHGRTFVIAIPGEICALDDTDRLLSDVALLVRLGVKVVLVHGARPQIESELSLRGIESRFSGDLRITDDATMQAVRAAIGILRTDIEARLAASMETGSPMSRVPLKVVGGTWVTAQPVGVRDGVDHQLTGKVRKVDIAEIRTVLEGDRIALLSPLGYSPTGETFNLRNAEVAQAVATGLGADKLIFVMESEPVTWRLRTPGGDAGQMPLSRAEQLLAAESRQEELTPEDRNCVRAGLAAARNGVRRVHFIGTDGASPLLRELYTRDGCGLMVSADDDYESTRRARIDDVQGILTLIRPLEEAGILRPRSREQIELDIDEFSVMVRDGMVIACYALIEYAEESAGEFSCVATHPDYQGRGLAAAMLRHARIAAKERGLSRLFVLTTQTPAWFVEHGFTAGTVTDLPARRRSGYNPARNSLVLTHPL; encoded by the coding sequence GTGAGCAACGACGCAGGCCCGGCAACGTGGGCGAGAACGGGTGACACGACCTCCGGTGAGCCGTTCGTCCATGCTCTGCGCAGTGCCGGGCCCTATATCCATGGTCACCACGGCCGGACGTTCGTCATCGCCATCCCGGGTGAGATCTGTGCCCTGGACGACACCGACCGGCTGCTCAGCGATGTCGCTCTGCTGGTCCGTCTCGGAGTCAAGGTCGTGCTGGTGCACGGCGCGCGACCCCAGATCGAGTCCGAGCTCAGCCTGCGGGGCATCGAGTCCCGGTTCTCCGGTGATCTGCGCATCACCGACGACGCGACGATGCAGGCGGTCCGCGCCGCGATCGGCATTCTTCGCACCGATATCGAGGCGCGTCTGGCCGCTTCGATGGAGACCGGGTCTCCGATGTCGCGCGTGCCGCTCAAGGTCGTCGGCGGGACCTGGGTCACTGCCCAACCCGTCGGCGTACGCGACGGGGTCGACCACCAGCTGACCGGAAAGGTACGCAAGGTCGACATCGCAGAGATCCGGACGGTCCTCGAAGGGGATCGGATCGCGCTGTTGTCCCCCCTCGGCTATTCGCCGACCGGCGAGACGTTCAACCTGCGCAACGCCGAGGTCGCCCAGGCCGTGGCAACCGGCCTGGGCGCCGACAAGCTCATCTTCGTGATGGAGTCGGAACCCGTCACCTGGCGGCTGCGGACGCCCGGGGGCGACGCGGGCCAGATGCCGCTGTCCCGTGCCGAGCAGTTGCTGGCAGCCGAGTCCCGCCAGGAGGAGCTGACCCCCGAGGACCGCAACTGCGTACGCGCCGGATTGGCCGCCGCCCGCAACGGCGTCCGCCGCGTCCATTTCATCGGCACCGACGGCGCGAGCCCCCTGCTGCGCGAGCTCTACACCCGCGACGGCTGCGGGCTCATGGTGTCGGCCGATGACGACTACGAGTCGACCCGTCGGGCCCGCATCGACGACGTCCAGGGCATCCTGACGCTGATCCGCCCACTCGAGGAGGCGGGCATCCTGCGCCCCCGGAGTCGGGAGCAGATCGAGCTCGACATCGACGAGTTCTCGGTGATGGTCCGCGACGGCATGGTGATCGCCTGCTATGCCCTGATCGAGTACGCCGAGGAGTCCGCAGGCGAGTTCTCCTGCGTGGCCACGCATCCCGATTATCAGGGCCGAGGCCTGGCTGCGGCCATGCTGCGGCACGCGCGGATCGCTGCCAAGGAGCGGGGGCTGAGCCGCCTGTTCGTGTTGACCACCCAGACCCCGGCCTGGTTCGTCGAACACGGTTTCACCGCGGGCACGGTCACCGACCTGCCCGCCCGGCGCCGGTCCGGCTACAACCCCGCCCGGAATTCCCTGGTGTTGACCCACCCGCTCTGA
- a CDS encoding 5-oxoprolinase subunit PxpA, with the protein MRIDLNADLGESFGAWRMGDDVAMLDLVTSANIACGFHAGDALTMRRAVAAAAERGVSIGAHVSYPDLRGFGRRFLDVSPDELTADVLYQLGALSAMAGAAGTSVRYVKPHGALYNAIVHHEAQAGAVLDAIAAFEPGLPILALPGSAVLRLASERGLTGVAEAFADRAYHANGTLVSRRDPGAVLHDPDLIARRMVHLVTEGEIASVDGTPVRIDAASICVHGDSPDALHIARRVGEALTAAQVGLEAFA; encoded by the coding sequence ATGCGGATCGATCTGAATGCCGACCTGGGTGAGTCGTTCGGAGCGTGGCGGATGGGCGACGACGTCGCCATGCTCGACCTCGTCACCAGCGCCAACATCGCCTGTGGATTCCATGCCGGCGATGCGTTGACCATGCGGCGTGCCGTCGCTGCCGCCGCCGAGCGTGGCGTCAGTATCGGGGCGCACGTCAGCTATCCCGACCTGCGCGGGTTCGGCCGGCGCTTCCTGGACGTGTCACCCGACGAGTTGACGGCCGATGTGCTCTATCAACTGGGCGCGCTCTCCGCGATGGCCGGGGCAGCCGGCACCAGCGTCCGCTATGTCAAGCCGCACGGTGCCCTCTACAACGCAATCGTGCATCACGAGGCGCAGGCCGGGGCCGTCCTCGATGCCATCGCAGCCTTCGAGCCGGGCCTGCCGATCCTGGCGCTCCCGGGCTCTGCGGTGCTTCGACTCGCCTCGGAACGGGGGCTGACAGGGGTGGCCGAGGCGTTCGCCGACCGGGCGTACCACGCGAACGGCACCCTCGTCAGCCGCCGCGATCCCGGCGCGGTGCTGCACGACCCGGACCTCATCGCCCGGCGCATGGTCCACCTGGTCACCGAGGGCGAGATCGCGTCGGTGGACGGCACCCCGGTGCGGATCGACGCAGCGTCGATCTGCGTCCACGGTGACTCCCCCGATGCCCTCCACATCGCCCGGCGGGTCGGCGAGGCGTTGACCGCAGCGCAGGTGGGCCTCGAGGCGTTCGCGTGA
- a CDS encoding VOC family protein translates to MNLPIADQERTRRFYTELGYSFNDKFCDANALCLEIGPNSYAMLLNREFYSTFHHKPAADATQVSGVLLAVDAPSREAVDEQVERAVAAGATEIRTEDHGFMYGRSFDDPDGHTWEITWMDPAAAQDSPPRS, encoded by the coding sequence GTGAACCTGCCCATCGCCGACCAGGAGCGAACGCGGCGGTTCTATACCGAGTTGGGCTACAGCTTCAACGACAAGTTCTGTGACGCGAATGCCCTCTGTCTGGAGATCGGGCCCAACAGCTATGCGATGTTGCTGAACCGCGAGTTCTATTCGACGTTCCACCACAAGCCGGCCGCCGATGCGACCCAGGTGTCCGGGGTGCTCCTGGCCGTCGATGCACCGAGTCGGGAGGCGGTCGACGAACAGGTCGAGCGCGCCGTGGCCGCCGGTGCGACCGAGATCCGGACCGAGGACCATGGATTCATGTATGGCCGGTCGTTCGACGACCCCGACGGTCACACCTGGGAGATCACCTGGATGGATCCGGCCGCCGCGCAGGACAGCCCGCCCCGGTCATGA
- a CDS encoding TIGR03086 family metal-binding protein has product MSDRIDPRLPLTAALDQAGALITTTAPEDASRPTPCDEFDVGALIGHLVAIPTRIAVIARGEDAWAVPSTLELEPEAWTARWAEARAAVDAALAPDEVLQREFRAPFGTVPAPIALGMYVTEFLIHAWDLARATGRDDQIDRALADRIATTALPQIRQAIPAEGRDEIPFGPVVEVDDSASPFDQLLGWYGRDPRPVHAQA; this is encoded by the coding sequence ATGTCCGATCGAATCGACCCCCGCCTTCCGCTCACCGCCGCGCTCGACCAGGCGGGCGCACTGATCACCACCACCGCCCCCGAGGACGCCTCCCGCCCCACGCCCTGTGACGAATTCGACGTCGGCGCCCTGATCGGTCACCTCGTCGCGATCCCGACCCGGATCGCCGTCATCGCCCGGGGCGAAGATGCGTGGGCTGTCCCATCCACTCTCGAGCTCGAACCCGAAGCCTGGACCGCCCGGTGGGCCGAGGCGCGGGCTGCTGTGGACGCCGCATTGGCCCCCGACGAGGTGCTGCAGCGGGAGTTCCGGGCCCCGTTCGGCACAGTGCCGGCCCCGATCGCCCTGGGGATGTATGTCACGGAGTTCCTCATCCACGCCTGGGATCTCGCCCGCGCCACGGGACGCGATGACCAGATCGACCGCGCGCTCGCAGACCGCATCGCGACCACGGCGCTGCCGCAGATCCGGCAGGCGATTCCGGCGGAGGGTCGCGATGAGATCCCATTCGGCCCGGTGGTCGAGGTCGACGACTCGGCGAGCCCGTTCGATCAACTGCTGGGGTGGTATGGCCGTGATCCCCGTCCCGTCCATGCCCAGGCCTGA
- a CDS encoding allophanate hydrolase subunit 1 — MSVPIRLLPCGADALLIEIEDADSDRALAGVLALEAALRGADPALEVVPAARTVLVRWPAGTDPEWVRRVAARVAEAADPGALPEPTRTVTIPVEYAGPDLAEVSRLTGMTDAEVVNAHTSSPWRVAFGGFAPGFAYLVGGDARLEVPRRAEPRTKVPVGAVGLAGRFSGIYPRESPGGWQLLGTTDAPLWDPDRTPPALLHPGTEVRFVVAT, encoded by the coding sequence GTGAGCGTACCCATCCGGCTCCTCCCCTGCGGCGCCGATGCCCTCCTCATCGAGATCGAGGACGCGGACTCCGATCGGGCACTGGCGGGCGTACTCGCGCTGGAAGCCGCCCTCCGCGGAGCCGACCCCGCTCTCGAGGTCGTGCCGGCGGCCCGGACCGTGCTGGTGCGGTGGCCGGCGGGGACAGATCCGGAGTGGGTACGCCGGGTCGCCGCCCGGGTCGCGGAGGCCGCCGATCCCGGAGCCCTGCCCGAGCCGACGAGGACGGTGACGATTCCGGTGGAGTACGCCGGCCCGGACCTGGCCGAGGTTTCCCGGCTCACGGGAATGACGGATGCCGAGGTGGTGAACGCTCACACGAGCAGCCCCTGGCGGGTCGCCTTCGGCGGGTTCGCCCCGGGTTTCGCCTATCTCGTCGGCGGCGATGCACGTTTGGAGGTGCCCCGGCGAGCCGAACCGCGCACGAAGGTGCCGGTCGGAGCAGTCGGGTTGGCCGGCCGGTTCTCGGGGATCTATCCGCGCGAGTCGCCCGGTGGCTGGCAACTGCTCGGCACGACCGACGCGCCTCTGTGGGACCCCGACCGGACGCCTCCTGCGCTGCTGCACCCCGGCACAGAGGTCAGATTCGTGGTCGCGACATGA
- a CDS encoding methionine/alanine import family NSS transporter small subunit, protein MSPIAIVMLVISIIILWGGLVASIVNLRVRPQVEGLDESDDLTADDLAREHDAPLHRDT, encoded by the coding sequence ATGAGCCCCATCGCCATCGTCATGCTGGTCATCTCGATCATCATCCTGTGGGGCGGCCTCGTCGCCTCGATCGTGAACCTTCGCGTCCGCCCCCAGGTCGAGGGACTCGACGAGTCCGACGACCTCACCGCCGACGACCTGGCCCGCGAACACGACGCGCCGCTGCATCGCGACACCTGA
- a CDS encoding RNA polymerase subunit sigma-70, whose amino-acid sequence MTVADPGSAADPAEFEQATARLRPELIAHCYRMLGSLSDAEDQVQETYLRAWRAYHSFEGRSSVRTWMYRIATNVCINAARAASRRVLPTGLGQPAGDPDAPIEARHDESWLEPLPDAVLWGRAQPEPGEAVAAREGVGLAAVAVLQDLPPNQRATLVLRDVLQFSAGEAAEILGVGVTAVNSALQRARASVGDGLTVEGRPSGSSTRRSARCGPTSVPPSRRTTSMRSWN is encoded by the coding sequence ATGACCGTTGCTGATCCCGGCTCCGCAGCCGATCCGGCCGAGTTCGAGCAGGCGACCGCCCGGCTCCGTCCCGAGTTGATCGCGCACTGTTATCGCATGCTCGGATCCCTCAGCGATGCCGAGGACCAGGTGCAGGAGACCTATCTGCGAGCGTGGCGGGCGTATCACTCGTTCGAGGGTCGGTCGTCGGTGCGGACGTGGATGTATCGAATCGCCACCAACGTCTGCATCAACGCCGCCCGGGCAGCGTCGCGACGGGTCCTGCCGACCGGCCTGGGCCAGCCGGCCGGCGATCCCGATGCGCCCATCGAGGCACGGCATGATGAGTCCTGGCTCGAGCCGCTGCCGGATGCGGTGCTGTGGGGCCGGGCCCAGCCGGAACCGGGCGAGGCAGTCGCCGCGCGGGAAGGGGTGGGACTGGCGGCGGTCGCGGTCCTCCAGGACCTCCCTCCCAACCAGCGCGCGACGCTGGTCCTGCGCGATGTGCTCCAGTTCTCCGCCGGTGAGGCCGCAGAGATCCTGGGGGTGGGTGTCACCGCGGTGAACAGTGCGCTGCAGCGGGCCCGCGCCTCCGTCGGCGATGGGCTCACCGTCGAGGGGCGACCGTCGGGGAGCTCGACGAGACGGAGCGCCAGGTGTGGGCCGACTTCTGTGCCGCCTTCGAGGCGTACGACATCGATGCGGTCGTGGAACTGA
- the yaaA gene encoding peroxide stress protein YaaA gives MLILLSPAKSLDYESKLATRKHSEPRLLEGSEELIGVMREKSVADVGALMHISDELAALNADRYAEFQTPFTTKNARAAVLAFDGDVYLGMNAKERFDERDFTEAQKTVRILSGLYGVLRPLDLMQPYRLEMGTRLSTAHGKNLYEFWGDRISNLLREDLADSPGAEIIVNLASDEYFKSVRPRVVGAPIISPRFEDTNARGKRSIVSFFAKRARGEMAAWLVQNRVRRESQLRDFDAAGYHFDEKASTAGQPVFVRSFEDRPAVAGARGED, from the coding sequence GTGCTGATCCTGCTCTCCCCGGCGAAGTCGTTGGACTATGAGTCGAAGCTGGCCACTCGCAAACACTCCGAACCGAGGCTCCTCGAGGGCTCCGAGGAACTGATCGGGGTGATGCGCGAGAAGTCCGTCGCCGATGTGGGTGCTCTCATGCACATCTCCGATGAGTTGGCCGCGCTCAATGCGGACCGTTATGCCGAGTTCCAGACGCCTTTCACGACGAAGAACGCCCGCGCTGCCGTGCTGGCCTTCGACGGCGACGTCTACCTGGGCATGAACGCCAAGGAGCGCTTCGACGAGCGCGACTTCACCGAAGCCCAGAAAACCGTGCGGATCCTGTCGGGGCTCTATGGCGTACTGCGACCGCTCGATCTCATGCAGCCTTATCGCCTCGAGATGGGTACGCGGCTCTCCACCGCACACGGCAAGAACCTCTATGAGTTCTGGGGCGACCGGATCAGCAACCTCCTGCGCGAGGACCTGGCCGACTCACCCGGCGCGGAGATCATCGTGAATCTCGCGTCCGACGAATACTTCAAATCGGTACGCCCCCGGGTCGTCGGGGCACCGATCATCTCGCCTCGCTTCGAGGACACCAACGCCCGCGGCAAACGATCGATCGTGTCGTTCTTCGCCAAGCGGGCCCGGGGCGAGATGGCTGCCTGGCTCGTGCAGAACCGGGTCCGCCGCGAATCCCAGCTGCGCGACTTCGACGCAGCCGGCTATCACTTCGACGAGAAGGCCTCCACCGCAGGCCAGCCGGTGTTCGTGCGTTCGTTCGAGGATCGACCCGCCGTCGCCGGTGCGCGGGGCGAGGACTGA
- a CDS encoding maleylpyruvate isomerase N-terminal domain-containing protein, translating into MTRTMPSREWFAHAGEGFVEQVRGVGAADLDRPGLGEWTVRELIGHTNRAFTTVVDYVGVGAPDPESGALLRDAGAYFAAAAGGKIDHAAVAERGRVAGRALGDDPVRVVVDAQRRANLVVAENTDAKLVGTPFGPMRLVDYLETRAFELTVHGLDLAYALRRGVPAGTRTSVPQALRLLADIAGPDAASAAVRALTGRAALPAGFSLL; encoded by the coding sequence ATGACAAGGACAATGCCGTCCCGGGAGTGGTTCGCCCACGCGGGAGAGGGTTTCGTCGAACAGGTACGCGGGGTGGGCGCGGCCGATCTGGATCGTCCGGGGCTGGGTGAGTGGACGGTGCGGGAGCTGATCGGACACACGAATCGTGCCTTCACAACCGTGGTCGACTATGTCGGGGTGGGGGCGCCCGATCCCGAATCGGGGGCTTTGCTGCGGGACGCGGGGGCATACTTCGCCGCGGCTGCCGGCGGCAAGATCGACCATGCTGCCGTGGCCGAACGTGGGCGCGTGGCGGGTCGGGCGCTCGGGGACGATCCGGTCAGGGTCGTCGTGGACGCCCAGCGGCGGGCCAACCTGGTGGTGGCAGAGAACACCGACGCCAAATTGGTCGGCACCCCGTTCGGGCCGATGCGGCTCGTCGACTATCTGGAGACGCGCGCGTTCGAGCTGACGGTGCACGGGTTGGACCTGGCGTACGCGCTGCGGCGGGGCGTTCCCGCGGGAACGCGGACGAGCGTGCCGCAGGCGTTGCGGTTGTTGGCCGATATCGCGGGCCCGGACGCAGCAAGCGCGGCGGTCCGGGCTCTCACCGGACGCGCCGCGCTTCCCGCGGGATTCAGTCTGTTGTGA